In the genome of Segatella copri, one region contains:
- a CDS encoding GH92 family glycosyl hydrolase, with protein sequence MNRIVTLLYIWLGCILSMQAQTRHQMGGIYFAYPGGPSAQTGTFGTDSCCVLDSLKGALPDSQKHALKDSLIPSSGLIPAGFTPFYVSHYGRHGSRWMAHDDRYVWICRHFEDESNLTPLGLQVKGMLTRMWENARGNGGKLTRLGALQHQGIARRMFAHFPQIFAAGNQVKARSSISDRCARSMQAFTSELQLLQPQLNLDVKTDSADMAWIAHVSPEIKALASRTKVEPLISPDRFLRQLFKDISKIDEPMKLMVEMHAITSSIQDVGLNFPVYPIDIEEALNALFTDEEFQAIYEANNRRMTIVNGNEPTNESIPARCAIPLWQNIEAEADAALRARQSSATLRFGHDTALYRLLSLLFNTAHLPPSAKDDEEQVVLGDDVDRMDRVVPMAANLQMIFYKNAQDSVLVKFMLNEKDIKINILSQVEYGTCYYPWNQWKKQMHERIHNLEHIRQLNAINTMVGTAQANTLSAGLFGKGSEEHGQTLPAVLVPNGQNFWTPQTQDTEQKCIAPYYYKDSLLQGFRCSHWIVGGCMQDYGSFTVAALGNELRLQPEQRATPFSHADEVSHPHYYAVNLKKEHLKAEMTALSHTSILRVTPEKDQLVRLVINPNSDEGQGYIEIDTLNHVVYGYNPVHRIYQGWGESAGFSGHFVLAYDARDLVDYGVFEGDNRISKGLKMQDKPRIGAWLTFRGKAGKAMEWMSGTSFTSREKALANLNAENYNYGGLDFYSMMQFAADLWCDRLHTIDVEHSDQAKVNQFYGALYRCSFLPHEVSDVGDEIRYDDFSMWDIYRAELPLYTLITPKRSGEMMQSLVGMYQNRGWLPAFPCWNSYTAAMIGDHASAALADAYIKGIRNFDAQKAYEGMRMNAFSTPYIYKEYQDGKGRRAIQSYINNGYIPLEDMVEEAYHTNEQTSRTLEYAYDDFAVAQMAKALMDSCRDASQRQKYQEDYNELMRRSENWRNVINPVSGWADGRYENGKWLNNKDLVHRQSFITEGAACHYTWYVPQNPEGLFDVIRHSKPMDKKEKKAEDKVIYRLDRMFDKGWYWHGNEPCHQIAYLYDAAGAPEKTQQWVHHILQTEYNDTPGGLSGNDDAGQMSAWYVFSSLGFYPVCPGTPYYYIGTPGFDKVTLNLENGKKFILSARRKDAGSYLIQSTSLNGKPLNGYRLSHQQIVSGGQLLFELK encoded by the coding sequence ATGAACAGAATAGTTACATTATTATATATATGGTTAGGTTGCATCCTTTCCATGCAAGCACAAACCCGTCATCAGATGGGGGGCATTTATTTCGCCTATCCCGGAGGTCCGTCAGCGCAGACTGGAACTTTCGGGACAGACTCCTGCTGCGTGCTTGATTCCTTGAAAGGCGCTTTGCCAGATTCCCAAAAGCATGCTCTCAAGGATTCCCTGATTCCTTCGTCGGGTCTTATTCCTGCCGGATTTACTCCTTTTTATGTCAGTCATTACGGTCGCCACGGTTCCCGATGGATGGCGCATGACGACCGTTATGTATGGATATGCAGGCATTTCGAGGATGAGAGTAATCTCACTCCGCTCGGACTGCAGGTGAAGGGAATGCTGACAAGAATGTGGGAGAATGCCAGGGGAAATGGTGGAAAGCTCACCCGGCTCGGTGCACTTCAGCATCAGGGCATCGCCCGACGAATGTTTGCCCACTTTCCGCAAATCTTTGCTGCCGGCAATCAGGTGAAGGCACGTTCCAGCATCTCCGACCGTTGTGCCAGGAGTATGCAAGCCTTTACTTCGGAACTACAGCTCCTCCAGCCCCAGTTGAACCTGGATGTGAAGACCGATTCTGCTGATATGGCATGGATAGCCCACGTTTCTCCCGAAATCAAGGCGCTGGCAAGCAGAACCAAGGTGGAACCTCTGATTTCTCCCGACAGATTTCTCCGTCAACTCTTCAAAGACATCTCGAAGATAGATGAACCGATGAAACTGATGGTCGAGATGCATGCCATCACTTCATCCATCCAGGATGTGGGCTTGAATTTCCCGGTTTATCCTATCGACATAGAAGAAGCCTTGAATGCCCTCTTCACGGATGAGGAGTTCCAAGCCATCTATGAGGCAAACAATCGTCGCATGACCATCGTCAATGGCAACGAACCTACCAACGAGTCGATTCCTGCACGTTGTGCCATTCCGCTCTGGCAGAACATCGAGGCTGAGGCTGATGCCGCCCTGCGTGCTCGCCAGTCGTCGGCAACTCTCCGCTTCGGTCACGATACGGCACTCTATCGCCTGCTTTCGCTCCTCTTCAATACCGCCCATCTTCCTCCAAGTGCCAAGGATGATGAGGAACAGGTGGTATTGGGCGATGATGTGGACAGGATGGATAGGGTGGTTCCGATGGCAGCGAATCTGCAGATGATTTTCTATAAGAATGCCCAGGATTCCGTCTTGGTGAAGTTCATGCTCAATGAGAAGGACATCAAGATCAATATCCTCTCGCAGGTGGAGTATGGCACGTGCTACTATCCCTGGAACCAGTGGAAGAAGCAGATGCACGAACGTATCCACAACCTGGAGCACATCCGCCAGCTGAATGCCATCAACACGATGGTGGGCACGGCACAGGCCAACACCCTGAGTGCCGGCCTGTTTGGCAAGGGCAGTGAGGAGCATGGACAGACCCTGCCTGCCGTACTCGTTCCGAACGGTCAGAACTTCTGGACTCCGCAGACCCAGGATACCGAACAGAAGTGCATCGCACCTTATTATTATAAGGACTCCCTTTTGCAGGGTTTCCGCTGCAGCCATTGGATAGTGGGTGGCTGCATGCAGGATTACGGTTCCTTTACCGTTGCCGCCCTGGGCAATGAGCTGAGGCTCCAGCCCGAGCAGCGCGCCACTCCTTTCAGTCATGCCGATGAGGTTTCGCATCCTCATTACTATGCGGTGAATCTGAAGAAGGAGCATCTCAAGGCTGAGATGACGGCATTGAGCCATACCTCCATCCTCCGTGTCACTCCCGAAAAGGACCAGCTGGTGCGTCTGGTCATCAATCCGAATAGTGATGAAGGGCAGGGCTACATCGAGATTGATACCCTCAATCATGTGGTGTATGGCTATAATCCGGTGCATCGCATTTACCAGGGATGGGGCGAGTCGGCTGGTTTCAGCGGTCACTTCGTGCTGGCTTACGATGCCAGAGACCTGGTGGATTACGGAGTGTTCGAAGGTGACAACAGAATTAGCAAGGGCTTGAAGATGCAGGATAAGCCACGCATCGGTGCCTGGCTCACTTTCCGTGGAAAGGCGGGCAAGGCGATGGAGTGGATGTCGGGCACTTCCTTCACCTCCCGCGAGAAAGCCCTGGCAAATCTCAATGCCGAGAACTACAACTATGGCGGCTTGGATTTCTATAGCATGATGCAGTTTGCTGCCGATTTGTGGTGCGACCGTCTGCATACCATCGATGTGGAGCATAGCGACCAGGCAAAGGTCAACCAGTTTTACGGTGCCCTGTATCGCTGTTCCTTCCTCCCTCACGAAGTGAGTGATGTGGGTGATGAAATCAGATATGATGATTTCTCCATGTGGGACATCTATCGTGCTGAATTGCCGCTCTATACGCTTATCACCCCGAAGCGTTCGGGCGAGATGATGCAGTCGCTGGTCGGGATGTATCAGAACCGTGGCTGGCTTCCTGCCTTCCCATGTTGGAACAGTTATACGGCTGCGATGATAGGCGACCATGCCAGTGCCGCCCTTGCCGATGCCTACATCAAGGGAATCCGCAACTTCGATGCGCAGAAGGCTTACGAGGGAATGCGCATGAATGCTTTCTCTACACCTTATATATATAAGGAGTATCAGGATGGAAAGGGACGCCGTGCCATCCAGTCGTATATCAATAATGGCTACATTCCTTTGGAGGATATGGTGGAGGAAGCTTATCATACCAACGAGCAGACTTCACGCACCCTGGAGTATGCCTACGATGATTTTGCCGTGGCGCAGATGGCGAAGGCGTTGATGGATTCCTGCAGGGATGCTTCGCAGCGACAGAAATATCAGGAAGATTACAACGAACTGATGCGCCGTTCAGAGAATTGGCGCAATGTCATCAACCCCGTCTCGGGTTGGGCGGATGGCAGATATGAGAATGGAAAATGGCTGAACAATAAAGACCTGGTTCATCGCCAGAGCTTCATCACCGAGGGTGCTGCCTGTCATTATACCTGGTATGTGCCCCAGAATCCGGAAGGATTGTTTGATGTGATCCGCCATAGCAAACCGATGGATAAGAAGGAGAAGAAGGCAGAAGATAAGGTCATCTACCGCCTGGATAGGATGTTCGACAAGGGATGGTACTGGCATGGCAACGAACCTTGCCATCAGATAGCCTATCTTTATGATGCTGCCGGAGCTCCGGAGAAGACCCAGCAATGGGTGCACCACATCCTGCAGACGGAGTATAATGATACCCCGGGCGGTTTGTCGGGCAATGATGATGCGGGTCAGATGTCGGCATGGTATGTATTCTCCTCCCTGGGTTTCTACCCGGTTTGTCCTGGCACACCTTATTATTATATAGGTACGCCAGGTTTCGACAAGGTGACGCTGAATCTGGAAAACGGAAAGAAGTTCATCTTGTCAGCCCGAAGAAAGGATGCAGGCAGCTACCTCATCCAGTCTACCTCTCTTAACGGAAAACCACTGAATGGTTATCGCCTCTCTCACCAGCAGATAGTGAGTGGAGGGCAACTGCTTTTTGAATTGAAATAA
- a CDS encoding helix-turn-helix domain-containing protein gives MDAVTSFIYGMSMMFFSMMAWMFWRKGSERLFRLIMLLMLIADAQCLKDLVLFYYKGFGSTEGWYFTSAVDMFIIPFYSFVLMELVKPGWTTWTKAVVLELPFVLLPLLFLISGANIYFYILSVWGAVYGVTTFVVLFFLIRRYHRQLKERFSYQENINLSWLLAILGSFFLILIIWTLSCFVIDGGFDNLYMVCSLAIWMFICYFVYRHESVIDELKDVEAAHAEAAPQESEEEKQGLATEVQRLFEVEKIYLNPRLKLSDVAHMVGTNRTYLSRYFNQENGSTFYDFVNNYRLRYAENLLRNSESSILEISEKSGFNSLSTFRRVFSSAYGCSPNEFRNAL, from the coding sequence ATGGATGCTGTAACGAGTTTTATTTATGGAATGAGCATGATGTTCTTTTCCATGATGGCATGGATGTTTTGGCGTAAGGGCAGTGAACGGCTCTTCCGCCTCATCATGCTTTTGATGTTGATAGCGGACGCACAGTGCCTGAAAGACCTCGTGCTCTTCTACTACAAGGGTTTCGGCAGTACGGAGGGATGGTATTTCACCTCCGCTGTCGATATGTTTATCATTCCGTTCTATAGCTTTGTGCTGATGGAACTGGTAAAACCGGGATGGACCACCTGGACCAAGGCGGTGGTGCTGGAGTTGCCTTTTGTGCTGCTTCCGCTCTTGTTTCTCATCTCGGGTGCCAACATCTATTTTTATATTCTCTCGGTATGGGGTGCCGTTTATGGCGTCACCACCTTCGTTGTACTCTTCTTCCTCATCCGCAGGTATCATCGCCAGCTCAAGGAGCGTTTCTCCTATCAGGAGAACATCAACCTTTCCTGGCTCCTTGCCATCCTTGGCAGTTTCTTCCTCATCCTGATTATCTGGACCTTGAGCTGCTTTGTCATCGACGGAGGCTTCGACAATCTTTATATGGTCTGCTCCCTGGCTATCTGGATGTTCATCTGTTACTTTGTGTATCGACATGAGTCGGTGATTGATGAACTGAAGGATGTGGAGGCAGCGCATGCAGAAGCTGCTCCGCAAGAGAGTGAAGAGGAAAAGCAAGGTCTCGCCACCGAGGTGCAGCGTCTCTTTGAAGTGGAGAAAATCTATCTCAATCCGCGACTCAAGCTCTCGGATGTGGCACACATGGTGGGCACCAACCGCACTTATCTCAGCAGGTATTTCAATCAGGAGAATGGCAGCACGTTCTATGATTTCGTGAACAATTACCGCCTCCGTTATGCGGAAAATCTGCTTCGAAACTCAGAATCTTCCATTCTGGAGATTTCAGAGAAGTCGGGATTTAATTCCCTTTCCACCTTTAGAAGAGTCTTTTCTTCTGCTTATGGCTGTTCGCCTAATGAATTTAGAAATGCTCTGTAA
- a CDS encoding Bax inhibitor-1/YccA family protein — MTEKEMYNLINNQNEQQSNGFAINEKERGLSGVFSALMRKVYTWMTLALVITGVTAYGVAASPTLMMTLMTSRGLLFGLVIAELALVFIITGALNRLSLSTATLLFIVYSVLNGAMLSSIFVVYTMTSIAKVFFITAGTFGAMAVYGYTTKKDLTSMGKILFMALIGLIIATVVNMFLKSSGFDYILSYVGVAIFTGLTAWDSQKIKHMLQTQYDMSEGAQKLALIGALTLYLDFINLFLYLLRIFGSNKE, encoded by the coding sequence ATGACAGAAAAGGAAATGTACAATCTGATTAATAATCAGAATGAACAGCAAAGCAACGGCTTTGCTATCAATGAGAAGGAGCGTGGATTGAGCGGCGTGTTCTCCGCACTGATGCGCAAGGTTTATACATGGATGACCCTGGCTCTCGTTATTACGGGTGTTACTGCATACGGCGTGGCTGCCAGCCCAACCCTGATGATGACGCTGATGACAAGCCGAGGCTTGCTCTTCGGACTGGTAATCGCTGAACTCGCCCTGGTATTCATTATCACAGGTGCCCTGAACCGCCTGTCGCTAAGCACGGCTACCCTGCTCTTCATCGTCTACTCGGTATTGAACGGAGCGATGCTCTCTTCCATCTTCGTGGTTTACACGATGACCAGCATTGCCAAGGTGTTCTTCATCACAGCCGGAACCTTCGGTGCCATGGCTGTATATGGTTACACCACCAAGAAGGACCTGACCTCGATGGGCAAGATTCTCTTCATGGCTTTGATTGGTTTGATTATCGCCACCGTAGTAAACATGTTCCTGAAGAGTTCTGGATTTGACTACATCCTGAGCTACGTGGGTGTTGCTATCTTCACCGGTCTTACAGCATGGGATAGCCAGAAGATTAAGCACATGCTCCAGACACAGTACGACATGAGCGAAGGTGCTCAGAAGTTGGCACTCATCGGAGCCTTGACATTGTACCTCGACTTCATCAACCTGTTCCTCTATCTGCTTCGCATCTTCGGAAGCAACAAGGAATAA